The DNA segment GCCAAAATATTTTAAAACCTGGGTCATCCGGATTCTGATCAATGAATGCAATCAGTTGTTGCGTATTCGTAGTAAGACATTAGTTATGGCGGAACTGCCGGAAGCGGAGCCTCCGTTCCATTACTACGAGGACAGCAGCAAGCTGGATCTGCATGAGGCCGTGGACAATCTGGACGAGTCATTGCGCATCGTCATCCATTTGTTTTATTTTCAAGACTTGTCAATTAAACAAATCTCGAGTGTGCTGGACATTTCCCAAGGAGCCGTCCGAACGCGTCTGCACCGGGCTCGCGGGATATTAGCCGATGAAATAAAGCGGAAGCAGGAGGGGAAGCTGACTTATGAAAATATATGATCTCGATAAAAAGCTTCGGGAAATCGGCAGAGAAGAACTAAACCAAGTACCGGAGATCATTCGTCAACGTCAGGATCAAGTTTACGCTTCCCTGCCCCATCATCCGGTAGAGAACAAAACCGGGCATAACATTCGCAGCCGCATCATGCGCAAATTTTGGGCCGCTACAGCCGCTGCCGTCATCCTTGTCTTTATCGGGGGACTCAGCGGTGTAATGATGTCCCCAGCGTTGGCAAATTCATTGAAAAGCCTGCCGCTCATCAGCAATATCTTTAAACTGGTTGACGATTTGGGACTACAAACAGCAGAGGAGCAAGGACTGGTTGAGGAAACAAAAGCCAGTGTGACCCATGAAGGAGTTACTCTACATGTGCCCCAGGTGATCTTTGACGGACTTCGCCTATCTCTGGCGGTTCAGCGAGAAGGAGATCATTTTCCCAGCGCTATTCTGGATTCCGAGGTCGTCGGAGAAGGCGTGAATGCGGAAGTGATCCACCAAAGAGGCGAAATCAAAGATTTCAAAATGTTCATCAACGGAAAACCTACCCACGAATATAAGGGAAACCAACGCATCGGTTTGAGCGGGCTACCGACAGAAGATCCTCATTCAGCGATTTTCCGGTTAACTGCCCATTCCGGTCCGGGGGAATCGGCATATTCTCTGCCAGATCAATTTACACTGACAGCTCAATTTTGGCTGGAGGGTACCAAGGAGCCATTTGTATTCGAGCTGCCTGTTCGCAAGCAGACGAAGACAACGAGTTTCTCCCCTAAAGAAGTGAGAAGCTGGAGAAATGTTACCGTCACACTGGACGAAATTCAATTTACCCCCCTGACAACGAAGGTGATTTTAAATCTAGAGCCAGAGGATGGATCGAGAGAAGCTTATCAGAACTTAATATTCGAGCTATGGGATGGGCAAGGAAATCCCGTGAATTTTGTCGGTGGCATGGGTGCACTCGGTGAAGCTGGAGAAAGCCGGAGTGAACTGTTATTTGACCGCTTCAAGGAAGCTCCAAGTACAGTAACGCTGAAAGCATTTCTCCCGGAAATGGTCGACCCTTCGGCCGAATCGGGTCTGTTCAAGCTCGATCAGAATGGAGAACTGGTCAAACAATACCTGAAAGAACTTGAAATGAGCGTACAAGTAAATCAGAACGATATAGAGAAACTGTACAACCTGTCCAAATAATAAAAATATGCATGGAGGAGTTTAATATGAAAAAGGTATACAAAGTGATGACAACAGCCGCTTTAGCAAGTTTGATTTTGGGTGGAGCGGCTTTGGGAACAGCGACAGCGAATGTATCAAATCCAACCCTTCCTGCTCCTAAGAGCGTAGCGGCACAAACGTCGGCGCAAAATCCTAGTGTAACCCACAACGGCATTACGCTGAGCGTAAGTAAGGCATTGTATGACGGCAACTATATCGGTATTACCGTAAATCGAAGCGGCGGGGGATTGACTTCAGGAATAACCGAAGGAAATTTTGATGCACAGGCCGAGGATTATGCATTTGCAAAAGGAGCCATTAAGGATATTCAAATTTTTATGAATGGCAAAAACATTTATGACATGGGCGATGGAAAGCTGCATAAAAGGCCTAGCCTCGGTTGGGCACAAGGCTCCAACCCGGATGTAGCGGAAATTAAAATTGTCGATCCAACCTGGCTGGGAGATCATCTCAACGAGCTCGCCTTTTCAAATCAATTCAAGCTTACCGTCAAGATTACGCTGGAAGGTGTAGACAAACCTTATACATTAGAAATGCCGATGCAGCAAAGCGTAGAGAAAGCAACGGCCTTGAAGCCAAATATGACCAAAAAACACGGAAACCTAAGCGTCACCTTGAGCAAGCTTAATCTGACCTCGGATTCTTCCCGTATTCAATTGATTGAGAAAGGCTTAGACAAAGATAAGCATTCGGGCATCATTTATGAGTTTGTAGATGACGAAGGTAATATTATTGAACAAATTTCCGGCTTTGGAACAAACGACAACAACAATAATGGGCATTGGTACCACAATTTCGTGATCGATGCCCTGAGTAAAAACACCGAGTCGATCACGGTCAAAGCTTTTACTCCTGAAATGGAAACGCCAGGAGCAACATCAGGCAGCTTTAAGCGAGATGAAAACGGCAATTTGATAAAAAATTATATTAAAAATCTCGAAATGACTGTGAAGGTGAAAAAGTAACTTCTATCCATAATTATTATCTTTAGCTGCACAAATGCCCGTTGTCACTTTAACCGTGATAACGGGCATTTGCTTTGCCTTTTTCTATAAACCGCTACCCTTTCACTGCCCCACCTACGATCCCCTCTACGATTTGCTTCTGCATGGCGATAAAGAATACAAACACAGGAGCAAGGGTAATGACGGTCATCGTCATGAACATCGGCCAGTTAACCGCGAATTCTCCCTTAGCTTTGTAGATCTCCAGAACGAGCGTTGTATTCTCCCGGGAGCTTAGGAACAGCATCGGGGACAGGAAATCGTTCCAAATCCACATCGTCTGCAGCACGGCACAGGTGACCGTAATCGGCTGCAGCAGGGGCAGGATAATCTTCCAGAATATGCCCCAGATCGAGCAGCCATCGATAATGGCCGCCTCCGACAAATCCTTCGGAATGGTCTTCATATACCCCAGGATCAGGAAGAAGACAAACACCGAGCCCCCTAAATACATCGTCGTTAATCCATACAGCTTATCCACCAGCTTCAAGTTGGTCATCAACTGGAACAGCGGCACGAGCAGCGTCTGAAACGGAACCATGAACCCAAGCAACAGGTATCCCATAATGACCCGGTTTACGCGAGTCCGGTTATACACGATCGGATACGCTGCCATGGCTCCGATCAGCACCATCAGGATAACGGCCGTTACGGTCAGAAACAAGCTGTTGCCGAAGCTGCGCAGTATTGGCGTCTCCTCAAAGACCCTGGCATAATTCGAGAAGTTCCAGCTTGAAGGCAAGCTGATTGGTTTCGTCGCTGTCTCGAGCTCACTTTTAAACGTGTTGACGATAATAATGTAAAAAGGGAAAAAGGTGAGCAGTCCGAAAGGAAGCATAAGAACATCCAGTATCCATAATTTCCGTTTGGATCCTATCATTGCATGCGCTCCTCCCTTTTCTGCATCAGGCTGAATTGGACGAAGCCAATCACTAGAACGATAAGGAAGAAGATGACCGAAATCGCCGACGCGAGCCCGAACTGAGCCTCGGAAATCCCCCGCAGCACGATCACCTGCGTAATCGTATGCGTCTCAAATCCAGGTCCCCCGTTCGTCAAAGCAAACGGAATCTCATAAACCTTCAAGCCGTTCGTGATTAAGAGCAGCACGCTCACCGTCATCGCCGGAGCCAGCAGCGGAATAGTAATGTAGCGGATCTGCTGCCACTTGCTGGCGCCGTCGATCGCCGCTGCCTCGAAGAAGTCCTTGGATATCGACTGCAGGAAGGCCAGATAAATGACCGCATGCCATCCGGTCGTGGCCCACACAGCGACGACTATCGTCGATATCTTGGCCAGCACAGGATCGGATAACCAGGGCTGGGCCGACATCCCGAACGATTCGCGCAGGAATGTGTTTAGTATCCCTGACGGGATCGGCGCGAAGATAAAACCCCAGATAA comes from the Paenibacillus lentus genome and includes:
- a CDS encoding DUF4179 domain-containing protein, whose amino-acid sequence is MKKVYKVMTTAALASLILGGAALGTATANVSNPTLPAPKSVAAQTSAQNPSVTHNGITLSVSKALYDGNYIGITVNRSGGGLTSGITEGNFDAQAEDYAFAKGAIKDIQIFMNGKNIYDMGDGKLHKRPSLGWAQGSNPDVAEIKIVDPTWLGDHLNELAFSNQFKLTVKITLEGVDKPYTLEMPMQQSVEKATALKPNMTKKHGNLSVTLSKLNLTSDSSRIQLIEKGLDKDKHSGIIYEFVDDEGNIIEQISGFGTNDNNNNGHWYHNFVIDALSKNTESITVKAFTPEMETPGATSGSFKRDENGNLIKNYIKNLEMTVKVKK
- a CDS encoding carbohydrate ABC transporter permease, giving the protein MIGSKRKLWILDVLMLPFGLLTFFPFYIIIVNTFKSELETATKPISLPSSWNFSNYARVFEETPILRSFGNSLFLTVTAVILMVLIGAMAAYPIVYNRTRVNRVIMGYLLLGFMVPFQTLLVPLFQLMTNLKLVDKLYGLTTMYLGGSVFVFFLILGYMKTIPKDLSEAAIIDGCSIWGIFWKIILPLLQPITVTCAVLQTMWIWNDFLSPMLFLSSRENTTLVLEIYKAKGEFAVNWPMFMTMTVITLAPVFVFFIAMQKQIVEGIVGGAVKG
- a CDS encoding carbohydrate ABC transporter permease, which produces MGKFMRQLQYQVFLIPILIIYTLFTIYPLIRSFMLSLTNFNGYSKNYDFIGLKNYVRLFADNAIVSGISFTILFALATTVLVTLLAIPLALILDQNFFSKNVLRAVFFFPSIPSGLLLAFIWGFIFAPIPSGILNTFLRESFGMSAQPWLSDPVLAKISTIVVAVWATTGWHAVIYLAFLQSISKDFFEAAAIDGASKWQQIRYITIPLLAPAMTVSVLLLITNGLKVYEIPFALTNGGPGFETHTITQVIVLRGISEAQFGLASAISVIFFLIVLVIGFVQFSLMQKREERMQ
- a CDS encoding sigma-70 family RNA polymerase sigma factor, whose protein sequence is MQQDMVLDVQRAQQGDREAFIRLFRMLEPQLYSLAKSIVRRDEDCADAFQETTLKAYKGLATLQQPKYFKTWVIRILINECNQLLRIRSKTLVMAELPEAEPPFHYYEDSSKLDLHEAVDNLDESLRIVIHLFYFQDLSIKQISSVLDISQGAVRTRLHRARGILADEIKRKQEGKLTYENI
- a CDS encoding DUF4179 domain-containing protein, translating into MKIYDLDKKLREIGREELNQVPEIIRQRQDQVYASLPHHPVENKTGHNIRSRIMRKFWAATAAAVILVFIGGLSGVMMSPALANSLKSLPLISNIFKLVDDLGLQTAEEQGLVEETKASVTHEGVTLHVPQVIFDGLRLSLAVQREGDHFPSAILDSEVVGEGVNAEVIHQRGEIKDFKMFINGKPTHEYKGNQRIGLSGLPTEDPHSAIFRLTAHSGPGESAYSLPDQFTLTAQFWLEGTKEPFVFELPVRKQTKTTSFSPKEVRSWRNVTVTLDEIQFTPLTTKVILNLEPEDGSREAYQNLIFELWDGQGNPVNFVGGMGALGEAGESRSELLFDRFKEAPSTVTLKAFLPEMVDPSAESGLFKLDQNGELVKQYLKELEMSVQVNQNDIEKLYNLSK